TCCTATCATTTATACTGCTGATGGTTCTCAGTTACCTGTCAATAACACCGGTTCCATCTCTTCGCCTCATTTATCTGTTGATAATGCATATCTAGTTCCCAAGTTGTCCTTAAATCTTCTTTCCGTTGGCCAACTTTTTTGTGAACTAGGTCTAGAGTTGAAATTTTCTAACAAAGGTGTTGATGTGCATGATCCACAGACGGGTCAGTTAATTAGGACCGGCCATATGATTGGACGTCTTTTTGAGCTTTTGTTTCTGCAAACTCCCACTCACTTGCCAGCTGCTGTCACTGCCTCTTCCAGCTTATGGCACTCTCGTTTAGGCCATGCCTCTCTACCGCAAGTCCAACTTTTAGCATCTCAGGGTCATCTAGGATCAGTTGATTCCAAAACTTTTGATTGTGTTTCTTGTCAGCTTGGAAAACAAACACATTTATCTTATACTCAAAGTGCGTCTTTTTCTTCTGCACCTTTTGATTTGGTTCACTCTGATATTTGGGATCCTGCCCCTGTTTTCACTGAGGGGGGATCTcgttattttgttatttttattgatgattattCTCGTTATACttgcatatttttattaaaatatcgTTTTGAACTCACCCAAGTTTATCAAGATTTTCATAAAATGGTACAAATCCAATTTTCTCGTACCATCAAAATTTTTCATTCAGATAATGCTAGGGAATATAATgataaatttttctaaattttttaaaacaacaaGGGCCCCTTTCTCATCGTTCATGTCGGCCTTACACTTCTCAGCAAAATGGGCCTCCAAAATGCAAACATCATCACATTTTAGACACCGTCAAAGCTCTCCTCATCTCTGCCTCACTCCTTAAACATTTTTGGGGTGAAGCTGATCTCACTGCTATTTACACGATTAATCGTGTTCCTTCACCCACTATCCACAACCAAACTCCTTATGAGCGCCTATATGGGAGCACCCCTAACTACTCTTTGCTTTGaatatttggttgtatttgTTTTGTCACTCTTCCTACCCATGAACGTACCAAACTTGAACCGCGCTCCCGCTTGTGTTGCTTTCTTGGTTATGGTATTACTCAAAAGGGTTATCGCTGCTATGATCCTGTCACTCGATGACTTCGGATCTCTCGTTATGTGGAGTTCTGGGAACATAAAATGTTTACCAGCAAAATGCCGTTTTCGCCTTCCTCCTCTACTCATGCACCTGTTTTCACTGACCCCTCCATTACCTTGTTCCTTGACTCTTCTGCAGACATATTAAGCTCATTGGACGAACCTTCTCCAGCGGCTTCCAATTTGTCTGATTCAATTGATGATCCTCCTGCTACATCACACATCCTTGAGTCTTCACAGGAACCCCGTCGTTCTAGTAGAGTAAGAACACATCTTGTTCATCTCCATGATTATCattctttttctgctcttgTTACTCTTCACGAACCTCACTTTTATCGTGAGGCTAGCGCTGACCCTATTTGGTAGAAAGCTATGTCTGATGAACTAGATGCCCTTTCCCAAACCCATACATGGGACTTGGTGGATTTGCCTCTAGGAAAGTATGCAGTAGGTTGTAAGGGGGTTTATAAAATCAAGACTCGTGCAGATGGATTTGTGTAACACTATAAGGCTCGCCTTGTCGCAAAAGGTTTTGCTCAGGAGTATTGTGTAGACTACGAGGTGACTTTTGCCCCTGTCGCTAGATTGACCTTTGTTAGATCATTACTTGTAGTTGCTGCTGTTTGTCATTAGCAGTTATTTTAGATGGATGTTAAAAATGCCTTCCTCAATGGTGATCTTGCGGAAGAAGTCTATATGCATCCTCCAGCTGGATTTCACCATTCGCCATACAAGGTTTGTCGACTTCGTGGTGCACTTTATGGTTTCAAGCCGGCTCCTTGTTAGCACTGTGCAGATCGGCCGCCTGTTGCCCACCAGCCGCCTATTGGCCGTCACCACACCGACGTCGAACTGCAACCGACATCCAGCGGCCGGTAGGCGGTACAGATTTTGCCTACCGACGTCAGTTCAATCGGTAGGGGAAACAATTTTCTAGGAGTCAAGATTCGCACCGAACCAAACCGACATTTTTGTAGTTGAGTCGGCTCGTATTTGGCCATATTTCACATTTGTTGTAATTGAGTCGACCAAAGTGTTTTTGGAAGCTCTGAAGTGAGGCGGTTTGTggacatttttcaaagaaaaagagttgcagtagagttcaataaaaagaaaaaaaaaagaaaagaaaaaaaaaaagagtaaaagaagaagaagaagaaaaagacagaGAAAGTAACGAAGATTCAGTGTCACGTCCTTTGAGAGCTCaacagtaatatatatatatatatatatatactattgtGCATTGTCCATCATATTGTAAAGCAAACCGTGTGTCAATGTTAAAACTTGGgaaacaaacattaaaaaccAAGAAAGCAAATGTCTTATCGATCAATCAGTATGCGTGTGTCAGTATATTCACAAGGGCTACCTGACTAAGTTAAAAACCTAACTTGAAACCTAACAAGCCTCACTTGTTGTTGCTATTCTAAGAACAGACGcactattctctctctctgccttacTTGTTTACTAATTGTGCACATATTTGAAGTCGTTGGTTGGCGTGCGTTGTGAAGTGAGCTGTAATGCATTGTGAGGTGTGTTGTACTGTAATACTGCATCATACAGTACACAACGCctattttcaaatattcaaattgtttacaaattgtttatttattgttttattcaaatattcaaatatttgtttattgttttacaacttgttcttctttttttactcttttttttttttttttttttatattaaactcTCCTGCAAGTCACCCAGTACACAAcgcctattttcttttttactctttcttcttcttcattactTTCTCTGtcgtcgtcttcttcttcttccctttttactcttttttttttttttcattcttcatttttctttttattgaacTCTACTGCAAGTCACCTAGTATACAACAGCGAAAATGGGTAAGTGATATAGAGAACATATCAACTTGCATCTTCGGTGAAATCAGAATAGCCAAGCTCTCTTTGTCTGAAGCTTACCTACCATATTCAAAACTCTATTTCTCTTTGAGTCTAAAGcttatccttcttttttttaggcTAGCGTACCTTGTATGATCGGCGAAAataaactctctttctctccgaGTCTGAATCTTAGATTTCTCTTTCTAACCGATTACTGGCTGTTGCCGTCACCGATGTGCCGATAACAATATCGGACGAAATATATGTTGTCGGAAAGAAGTCGGTGAAATTACTGACTTCACCAACAACATCGGGACGGCAAGCGAAAACCCTTCTACCGTTACCGATTcccccgatacccacccctactCCTCGTGCTTGGTTCACCAAGTTTAGTTCGGTGGTTGCTCAACAAGGCTTTGTCCCTAGTGCATATGACTCAGCTCTTTTTCTTCGGACTACTAATACAGGTACTATTTTTATCCTtctttatgttgatgatatgattATTACTGGTGATGACATTTAAGGTATACGTGATCTCCAATCTTTCCTTAGTCAAAACAttgaatgaaggatttgggacCACTGAGCTATTTTCTTGGCCTAGAGGTTACTTTGAATGCAGATGGGTATTATCTCTCTCAAACCAAATATGCGTCTGACCTACTATCTTGAGCTAGTTTGATATACAGTAAAATAGCTACTAGTCCTCTTGAGACCAATATTAAGCTTCTTGCTACGGATGGTGAGCCCTTATCAAATGCTACTCTCTACAAACAGTTAGTGAGTAGTCTCATTTATCTCACAGTTACGCGGCCCGATATTTCTTATGTCGTCCATTGGGTGAGTCAATTTATGACTGCCCCTCGCTCCACTCATTATGTTGTTGTTCTTCTCATCCTGCGTTATGTCAAGGGGCACTTTATTTCAAGGTCTTCACTTCTCCTTTCATTCATCTCTTGAGCTTCGAGCCTACTCTGATGCCGATTGGGCTAGTGATCCTACGGATTGCCGCTCCACCACAGGTTATTGTTTCTTACTTGGGACTTCTTTAATTTCATGGTGGAACAAGAAACAACCTATTGTTGCTCGATCCAATACTGAAGCTAAATATCGTACACTTGTTGACACTACTTTTGAACTTCTTTGGTTGCGCTGGCTCTTGTTTGATATGGGTATCTCTCCGTCTGGCTATTCTCCCATCCATTGTAATAATCGGAGTGCTATTCAGATTGCTCAcaatgatgtttttcatgagcGCACTAAACATATCGAGATTGACTGTCACTTCATCAAACATCATCTTCAAGATGGCACTTTACATCTCCACTTAGTCTCCCCTGAAGATCAACTTGCTGACATCTTTACCAAAATCTCATCCACCAGGACGACTACGTGATCTTATCTCCAAACTCTAGTTGGCTATGCCTCCTAAAGTTTGAGAGGGGATGTTAGAATACGATACTTGCCATATATTTTCGTAATATTCTCAGCATATTACGATATTCTCCCATCAATTACagtattatttaatattattgtaaatACGATTATTGTATAAATATGTAATTAAGGTATTTTCCTTATTCTTTGGcctcattcaactataaataggccaCTTCATTGTACAAAGAATACACATCAGAAATAGAGATCTTGTAAAATCGTGGGTCATTGGGACAATATATGTTTGCATTTTGTGATGTGAAGCTCTAAATTATAGTGCAGTGAGCAGGGACATTAGGAAAGCAAAGTTAGGTTAATAAAAGTTACAAGAATTCTTGCCTTTTTTGTTTCTAGTTGGAAGAAATTGACATTCTTGCCTACAAGTTTCTACTTCGGTTAAGGGTTTACTGAAATAAGgctacctttttttcttttttcttttttgatgaataaaaataagGGCTTCCTTGTTTTGAtgttttgatgttttgattATTTGATACTTGGGGGTGTTTCCCAACCGAAAAGAAAAGGGTAAAATCTTTGGTGCTCTTAATTCTTCTGTTCTGGCCAAAGCATGCTTTGACTTATTGAAAATTGTATATCGGGGTTCTTAGCCGATTGAACTAGCCCTTGGAGTCCAAATCATTCTTATACCTTAAGAGTCAATAGAAACTATTTTTCCTCATAGCAGTAAATACGAGAGAGTATATCATACCCAATTACAACTATCAGCACAATATCCAATATGGTGCTCCTGATGGCATCTAGAGCTTCTGATTGCTGTTCAGGAGTTTTGATTTCTCTTTATACAATGTCTATTATCATACCACCATAGTTTGGCTGcacaacaagaataataatgTAATCTTTATAAAGACAGATGTTGCAGTAAGAACAAACCAAATTATGAGTTTCAACTTAGAATTGGTatagaattatgacacgtggcatgaacccataatttttaaacactgaactGGTCTTTTTTAAGTTAAACTGGTTTTGTcgtgattttaataaatttattgtgctttaatgaaaagatcATGAGTGTGAATCTTTATGAGACCAAAATAGATGATATTTTTCCAccccaagacacaactcttgaccaccttACCTACCTTGcccatgtggcaaggtggtcccctagctagctttaaggttttttttttaaaaaaaaaagaaaaaagtaaaagttgccaCGTGGGCAAATGTAGTCAGTAGTTGTGTCTTGGGGTGgtaatgtatcatatctcatacCAAAATAAGAACTTTTTTCacattatagcattaagtgtcgttatagccgcattaagtggtgagatttttttctctccaaaatttTGTAAGGTTTATTTGATTGCGTTTGTTTAGTGAaagatttaatttgtttattttgtattcataaaaaattacgttgtttagtttgctatgtatttttttagaatgtttagaattatatgggttttatttgtatcgaaatgtaatatgtatcacaccaataatatcAGAGactcctgctaattttttattaatgctttaatacaggttttcttcttcttgtttttttatttatacttcatttcattttaaactactgatatgcaaaaaaaaaaagattttaattttatttaatttatatggattaaaataaaattaagggccttattttttaattcttttgaatgtttaatggtatttttttttttttcgtatgattcactcaatttttttttggaagtgttgattaagcaaaataaggcaaaattttgatttgattaagcattgaacgtGATATGAGAGGATGTGTGTTAGTTTAAGGGTCTTGACCTTTAATGTCTTTTTACTGAAAGTTGtgtgatagttttttttttacacacattttttaacctataataaaaagtatgatgaaaatgtgtttaaattttgaattggcatagaattatgacacgtggaatgaactcataatttttaaacactaaaCCGGTCTCTTTAGTAAAAAAATCgatgaattttaaatgttaaaccagttttgtcatgattttaataaatttgttgtgctttaatgaaaagatcATGGGTGTGAATCTTCATAAGACCAAAAAATGTCATTATAGCTGCATTAAGTGGTgagatttagaaaaaaaaattaaagttaaaaacacATTGCATTCATTACTCATATTCGACCAATAGGTGTTGCACACATTGATTCTAAgtggtgagattttttttttcaaaaattttccttacggaatttcattaagttcaaaaattatgtacaatattatggctTTAGAATTTACTACTATTAAAATCtatagagagacaaaattttaaattaaaaacgtATTACATTATCTACCCTAATTGACCATATAGttattgcatgcattaattttttaaaaaatttaaattgaaaagtcgtattattctattaaattgGTTATTTATACATTTCTCCCTCTCTTTAGGTTTTGAAAcatcttgaattgtgaaatcatGAACATCCAATGGCGACATTCAAGAGAAGATCAGACTGTTGaagtatataattttgttttgttttgtttctttttaaggactttgctttctttcttttttctttttttcttttttggttttgtggagGTTGAATTTGACATTGATTCAATCTagtgttttatttaataaaaaactttgttgtttgtttgtatcCTTTTgttttatacatttttaaaattcgAATCCATATATTctttctgctattttttttctttacactttcCGTTTTCAACAATGTTTACCTATAGAAGTaaactttcataaaaaaaatgttttttttttttttttttgtattttttttcctaatattcagaattatttgtgttttatttgtattgaaatataataggtatcataCTAAgagattcctactaattttgtattaatgctttgatatttgGATTAAGCTATGTATtcttcttaatatatttttttcctttatacttttcattttaaatcatgtatacctatgggaaaaaagatttaaacatattTTAATGAATAAGGATTATACTGAGATAAAGACTTTAATGTtttccagaattttttttttcttttcatttatgtgatttacttcgatcattttcagccattttttgaaagtgtttttatgcttttgaaagcaaaaaaatgcaaaaatttatttgattgttatgcataaaaagaaaatcaatactttcaaaataccaaagagatattaagcattgaacatgatgtgacgatttatttgattgtgttaaatgtttaatgaaagattttgttttattttgtattcataaaattattcagtattattttaaatgtttagAATTAcatgggttttatttgtatttaaatataataggtataaaactaacaatatcatagattcttgatagttttttttacacacattttttaacctataattaAAAGTATGATGAGAAtgtgtttaaattctgaaattaaattataatgaaaaatccCGCGCATAGAGTAGGTTATGAGCTAGTATTGAATAAATAGTATGTAgttaatttaatattgttaagCCCAAACTTATAAACTTAACCTTTTAGATTAAGTGGTGTCTAAACATATCATATCGATCAAGCCCTCGATCATCTGAAGACTGAACTTGGTGCTCATCTTTCAAACATGAGTAAGAGCAAATTAAGGAAACTTCCGAAGCTAATTAGTGTACAATATCCACCTTAGTTTATGGTGAGAATTCTTCAGGTTTGTTAATTTAACCAACATTGATCATTTGTTAGTATTACAAGCTGCTGTTTTGCAATTTTGCTAAAATAATTAAGTAGCATTGCAATCTATATTTCAGATATTGATGGGAGAAAACCCCGAGAGAGGAATTTATGTGCCCTTTGGCTTGTGTAAAAGCAGAAGTTGAGTTTGTAGAGAGATCCAAATGACCTTGGAGGTTGTACTATTCATAGTAATTAACCTTCAATATGTCAGAAGAGCATATTGGAAACAAGATGGATGAAAAAGGGCAGTGGAGGATTATCTTCAAATGATGATGTACAAGGCTCATctcaaaatagaaagaaaaagattttcttGGTGGAGTTGAGAAGTATACTGCTAGATATCTTGGCTATAGTAATACAGCTACACGACATGTTATTTTGTATATCATCAGGTCAACCCTAGCTAAAacttgttgtaattcaattTGTTTACATATTTACGTACGTTTGTCCGATTGTATTCGTTGATCGGAGACAGTGAGCCAACAGCAATCGTAAAAGGAGCTTTGCAGTTAAATTAACAATCCGTTAATTCAATATCCTATTCACTATTTAGTGTTAGATGATAATTAAGcaaaggagagaaaaatgatagaaaaagaGAACGTGCATGCATGGCCACCGATAGGAAAATTGACATACAATTAGAAGTCTTGATGTGGATGCTATCAAGAGTGCAATGGTGCCAACAACTAGCTTCCCTGCATCAGGTTTTGCCTGTGAAATAGGAGGATTTAAACAATTAGACATATTTCAGCATTTACTACTACATGATCAGAACCCATCACAAATTTCCCATTTACCAGTGAAAATACTCTAGAAAATCCAACATTTGCTGCCTGCATTTGCCAAAACACAATTATAACTTTTTGCTAAAAAAAGCTTTGAATTAGATCGAGATGAACAAAATTTGTAAGCTTGCTTAGGATGACTAGTCGTCACCTCTACTGCATCCCCATGCTCAAGGTCTATTGCAACTCCATCAGCCGATTGGTCTTCAACTGCTTTCCTCTTTTCCTGCATGGATCAAAGCAATTTGACTTCCTCTTTTTTCATGACCAATTAAAAGGGACCTTAATAGTACGTCTTCTTCCAATCAaagatttaatattttccttttcaaaataaacaGACACTAACAAGGAAGAACTGAAAAATGGAAGAACTGGATTTTTCATGAATTAGGAATTGAGAAAACTGGTTCCCTAATCAAACGATATCAGCATAGTTGTTATTAATCAAATCCAAACCAAAATACTGGGATTTTCAGTTTCTCGGCGAACAAATGCTGtagaaaggaaaatatataccccccctaaaatataaataataaacaataaataaaccaaTCAACTCATGGGAGTTAAGGATTTAAGAGAGAGGAAAATTAATGAATACAAAGAACAAGTTAAAGAGGAACTAAACCACGAGATTttgataatatataaaaaaaaaaaaaaaaaaaaaaaaaaaaaaaaaaaaaaaacccttctttTTAAGCATGTAGCAAGCAACCTAACCATGTGATCACCAAGAACCTATAATAAGAAGAATTTATATAACAGCACATACAAATACAATAGGCAAATCTCAATTGGTTGAACAGATactaggaaaaagaaaagatgacaTCACTAAATACAGCAATTGAATATGACCAAGTTCTTGATATGGGCATCATTGGGAATATTTCCATTAGTTAGCCACAATCTAAAGTCACGGCTCAGAGATCGTGGCTTGCTCCTGAAAATTCAGGATTGAAGACAAGTCCAGGATCTTTGGAAGAGTCACGCTTAGAAGATAAGAAGGAGAACGTGGATCCACATTAGaaagcttataaataggccCACGCTCCTGGTAAAAAGAGTGACTTAATTTTGGCAATTAAGCAGATTCTTTTAGCAAAGGCTAACTTAAGTATCGGAGATGATCCTAGGAAGGGTCTCTTAGGTTTGCTCATTTTGCAGAATTTTTGGAGAAAGCTCGAAGAATCAAGAAAGAACGTGTCGTGTTAATGCTGTACTGAAAATTGTACAAACAGTTTGGCGCCATTTGTGGAAAAGCCAATTTCtcataaaaagaagaaatccataatggtgatgaacacacgttctgGAAGCCAGAATGACCGACAACCTATCCAACCAGAGCCGATCATTCAAAGCAATCAGCAGCCTTCACCATTTCCTCCCTCGAGAGAAGGAGAACAAGATCGCATAGTAGAGTTGGAAGCTCATATAGAAGCCCTGACGAGACAAAACACAGAGTTGTTGCTCAGAAATATGTGACAGCCCCATCCCGAGATGAATTAGGATGAGCATGAGGAAGAAGACCGTAACAACCAAGTCAATGGCCAAGGTTACCGAGAGGAGGATCGTCAAGAAGACGACCGCTAGGAAGACAATTTATGGGAAGGTCATCCCCGGGGATTAAAAAATGGAAGGCTCTAACGTCCTGGAGGCCGAGAAGAGGATGCAGGAGGCCAAAGCAGAGTTCTAGCCGAGCTAGATAGAAGATGCACTCATATGGAGATGAAAAAGAAGGATAAGAGCAAGTCCTTAGCGGTGGACAGGCTTCTGTCGGGCATTGACTCGCCTTTCACCATCCGGGTAGCAAACTACCGACTACCCGAGCAGTTTAAGGTACCTCAAATCATGAGTTATACTGGAGACGAAGATCCATTTGATCATCTGGAGAATTTCCAAGCCCACCTAGACCTTCACCGGACATCGAATGAAGTAGCATGCCGGGCCTTCCCTCTGACTCTTTcagggaatgcccgagactagTTCAGAAGACTGCCCCCCAACTCAGTGGACAACTTTAAGGAGTTGAGCAAGATGTTCCTAATGGAATTCCTaacttttcggacaagaaagAAGCCCTCCAGATACTTGTTAAGACTGCACCAGCCAGCAGCGAAAATCATAAGGGGTTCGTGGCTCGGTTCAACCTAGAGAAGATGGCGGTTGAAAATCCAACCGAGGACATAGTTTATGCCGCCCTCTATCAGGGCATTTCACTCGAGGAGCCTCTAATGAGGAAGTTGGCTCGGAAGCAATCGAATAGTTTACAAGGCTTAATGGATAAGGTAGAGGAATACATCCATCAAGAAAAGACGCAAAAGGTAATGGCCAGTTCAAGACCATCCCGAGATAGGTCCCTGGGAAGGAAAAATAAAGGTTTCATGAAGGCTATAGGAGAAGATCAGAGACAGGTAAGGAAgctcaaagattacaactttacacctctgaATGTCGAGATAACGTAAGTTCTCAATTAGTCCTACACCAGGAGCCAgagagacaaccctgcagagaaaacaaggtaGAAGGAAAGTCTCTTGGTTAGTCCTACACCGAGAGCCATGGAGACAACCCTACACTACCCTACAAAAAAAACAAGGCAaaaggaaagtctctcagttagtccTACACTAAGAGCTAGGGAGACAAACTTGCAGAGAGAACAAGGCATAAGGAAAGACTCTTGGTTAGTCCTACACCaagagccaaggagacaaccctgaagaaaaaaaaaagaaggttcgAGGGTCGGATTTTACCCTCAGTTCGGATTTAATTGTAGGTTTTCAGAAGGCAAAACTCTCGGTTAGTCCTACACCaagagccaaggagacaaccctgaacaaaaaacaaaaaggtttGGGGGGTTGGATTTTACCCTCGATCAAATTTTACCCTCGGGCCGGATTTTACCCTCAGTTTGGATTTAACCTCAGTCAAATTTTACCTTAAGTTCATATTTAACCTTCATCAAATTTAACCCTCGGATCGGATTTTACCCTCAATTCAAATTTAACCTCGGTCAAATTTTACCCTCGGTTCAGATTTTATCCCTGGTCAAATTTTACCctgaagaaaaaacaagaaggatTCTTGCAAGCTAGGCTCCCGGGTAGTCCTATCTTGGGAAACAAGAAGGCGAGGAGACAACCCAATTAAAATCAAGGAGATAACAGGTTTTTTTGAAGGTGCCAAGGCTTGGATATTCCGAGACACAAAATTATCGTTACCCGAAGCCTCGGATAAGAGAATTGgagggtaactgttgggaatatTTCCATTAGTTAGCCACGATCTAAAGTCAT
Above is a genomic segment from Alnus glutinosa chromosome 12, dhAlnGlut1.1, whole genome shotgun sequence containing:
- the LOC133852588 gene encoding uncharacterized protein LOC133852588; protein product: MPFSPSSSTHAPVFTDPSITLFLDSSADILSSLDEPSPAASNLSDSIDDPPATSHILESSQEPRRSSRKAMSDELDALSQTHTWDLVDLPLGNYFRWMLKMPSSMVILRKKSICILQLDFTIRHTRFVDFVVHFMVSSRLLVSTVQIGRLLPTSRLLAVTTPTSNCNRHPAAGRRGTLFQGLHFSFHSSLELRAYSDADWASDPTDCRSTTGYCFLLGTSLISWWNKKQPIVARSNTEAKYRTLVDTTFELLWLRWLLFDMGISPSGYSPIHCNNRSAIQIAHNDVFHERTKHIEIDCHFIKHHLQDGTLHLHLVSPEDQLADIFTKISSTRTTT
- the LOC133852589 gene encoding ABC transporter B family member 27-like, coding for MAKKQHLDSTSNSVASSGSERVSLLNKEEKRKAVEDQSADGVAIDLEHGDAVEAANVGFSRVFSLAKPDAGKLVVGTIALLIASTSRLLIPNYGGMIIDIV